From one Gemmobacter sp. genomic stretch:
- a CDS encoding aspartate aminotransferase family protein, with amino-acid sequence MALDRKQTPNDLNAFWMPFTANRQFKKIPRMFVAAKDMHYTTADGRQVLDGTAGLWCCNAGHCRPKITEAIQKQAAELDYAPAFQMGHPAAFELANRVIEIAPKGIEHVFYTNSGSESVETALKIAIAYHRARGEGTRTRLIGRERGYHGVNFGGISVGGIVNNRKFFGTLLAGVDHLPHTHLPAQNAFTRGQPEHGANLADDLERIVALHGAETIAAVIVEPMAGSTGVLMPPKGYLEKLRAITSKHGILLIFDEVITGFGRLGSAFAAQHYGVVPDMMTTAKGLTNGVIPMGAVLTSAAVHDAFMQGPEHMIELFHGYTYSGNPIASAAGIATLETYKEEGLFERAAELAPYWEDALHSLKGLPHVIDIRNSGLIGAVELEPIAGEPTKRAFAAFLAAYDKGILIRTTGDIIAMSPPLIISKGQIDELIGTLGDVLKTLA; translated from the coding sequence ATGGCGCTTGATCGCAAGCAGACCCCGAACGACCTCAATGCGTTCTGGATGCCGTTCACCGCAAACCGGCAGTTCAAGAAGATCCCGCGCATGTTCGTGGCGGCCAAGGACATGCATTATACCACCGCCGACGGGCGGCAGGTGCTGGACGGCACCGCCGGCCTGTGGTGCTGCAATGCGGGCCATTGCCGCCCGAAGATCACCGAAGCCATCCAGAAGCAGGCAGCAGAACTGGATTATGCGCCCGCGTTCCAGATGGGCCATCCGGCGGCCTTTGAACTGGCGAACCGGGTGATCGAGATTGCGCCCAAGGGGATCGAGCATGTGTTCTACACCAACTCGGGGTCCGAGTCGGTGGAAACCGCGCTGAAGATCGCCATCGCCTATCACCGCGCGCGGGGCGAAGGCACCCGGACCCGGCTGATCGGGCGCGAACGCGGCTATCATGGCGTGAACTTCGGCGGGATCTCGGTTGGCGGGATCGTCAACAACCGCAAGTTCTTTGGCACGCTGCTGGCCGGGGTGGACCATCTGCCGCATACCCACCTGCCGGCGCAGAACGCCTTTACCCGGGGCCAGCCCGAACATGGCGCCAACCTGGCCGACGATCTGGAACGCATCGTCGCGCTGCATGGGGCGGAAACCATCGCGGCCGTGATCGTGGAACCGATGGCCGGGTCCACCGGCGTGCTGATGCCGCCCAAGGGCTATCTGGAAAAGCTGCGCGCGATCACCAGCAAGCATGGCATCCTGCTGATCTTTGACGAGGTGATCACCGGCTTCGGCCGCCTGGGCAGCGCCTTTGCCGCGCAGCATTACGGCGTGGTGCCCGACATGATGACCACGGCCAAGGGCCTGACCAACGGGGTGATCCCGATGGGCGCGGTGCTGACCAGCGCGGCGGTGCATGATGCCTTCATGCAGGGCCCGGAACACATGATCGAGCTGTTCCACGGCTATACCTATTCCGGCAACCCGATTGCCTCGGCCGCCGGGATCGCGACGCTGGAAACCTACAAGGAAGAGGGGCTGTTCGAACGCGCCGCCGAACTGGCGCCCTATTGGGAAGACGCGCTGCATTCGCTGAAGGGCCTGCCGCATGTCATCGACATCCGCAATTCCGGCCTGATCGGCGCGGTGGAACTGGAGCCGATCGCGGGCGAGCCGACGAAGCGGGCGTTTGCCGCCTTTCTGGCCGCCTATGACAAGGGGATCCTGATCCGCACCACGGGCGACATCATTGCCATGTCGCCGCCGCTGATCATCTCGAAAGGCCAGATCGACGAGCTGATCGGCACGCTGGGCGATGTGCTGAAAACGCTGGCCTGA
- a CDS encoding DMT family transporter: MDIRAILMGLVFALMWSSAFTSARMIVVDAPPLTALALRFLLSGVIGVGLALMLGQSWRLSRPQWRSTVTFGLMQNAAYLGLYFLAMQRIGASVAAIIASTMPLMVAFAGWAVFRDKLRPLAVAGLVAGFGGVVLIMGARLQGGIDPTGIALCILGAMALTVATLSVRGASGGQGNLLMIVGLQMLVGATATGLFALIFESWEVRWSLRLVLAFLYTTLVPGLLATWVWFALVARIGAVKAATFHFLNPFFGVLIAWVLLGERIAMSDVIGVAIIAAGILAVQLSRQAPR; encoded by the coding sequence TTGGATATCCGCGCAATCCTGATGGGGCTGGTCTTTGCCCTGATGTGGTCCTCGGCCTTTACCTCGGCGCGGATGATCGTGGTGGATGCCCCGCCGCTGACCGCCCTTGCGTTGCGATTCCTGCTGTCGGGGGTGATCGGGGTGGGGCTGGCGCTGATGCTGGGGCAAAGCTGGCGGCTGAGCCGGCCGCAATGGCGATCGACCGTCACCTTCGGCCTGATGCAGAACGCGGCCTATCTCGGCCTCTATTTCCTGGCCATGCAGCGGATCGGCGCCTCGGTCGCGGCGATCATCGCGTCCACCATGCCGCTGATGGTGGCCTTTGCCGGCTGGGCGGTGTTCCGCGACAAGCTGCGCCCCCTGGCGGTGGCCGGGCTGGTCGCAGGCTTTGGCGGCGTGGTGCTGATCATGGGGGCGCGGCTGCAAGGGGGCATCGACCCCACGGGCATCGCGCTGTGCATCCTGGGGGCGATGGCGCTGACGGTTGCCACGCTGTCGGTGCGCGGCGCCTCGGGCGGGCAGGGGAACCTGCTGATGATCGTCGGGTTGCAGATGCTGGTCGGCGCCACCGCCACCGGCCTGTTTGCGCTGATCTTCGAAAGCTGGGAGGTGCGCTGGTCGCTGCGCCTGGTGCTGGCGTTCCTCTATACCACGCTGGTGCCGGGGCTGCTGGCAACCTGGGTCTGGTTCGCGCTGGTGGCCCGGATCGGCGCGGTCAAGGCGGCAACCTTCCACTTCCTCAACCCGTTCTTTGGCGTGCTGATCGCCTGGGTGCTGCTGGGCGAACGCATCGCCATGTCGGATGTGATCGGCGTGGCGATCATCGCGGCGGGGATCCTGGCCGTGCAGCTATCGCGCCAGGCGCCGCGCTAG
- a CDS encoding acyl-CoA carboxylase subunit beta, with product MKDILQELENRRAVARKGGGDRRIAAQHAKGKLTARERIELLLDEGSFEEFDMFVAHRCTDFGMEQDRPAGDGVVTGWGTINGRQVYVFSQDFTVFGGSLSETHAQKICKIMDMAMQNGAPVIGMNDSGGARIQEGVASLAGYADVFQRNIMASGVVPQISLIMGPCAGGAVYSPAMTDFIFMVKDSSYMFVTGPDVVKTVTNEVVTAEELGGAITHTKKSSVADGAYENDVEVIAETRRLFDFLPLSNREKAPVRPFFDDPARVESSLDSLIPDNPNQPYDMKELITKIADEGDFFEIQKDYAGNIITGFVRVEGQTVGVVANQPMVLAGCLDIDSSRKAARFVRFCDAFEIPILTLVDVPGFLPGTGQEYGGVIKHGAKLLFAYGEATVPKVTVITRKAYGGAYDVMASKHLRGDFNYAWPTAEIAVMGAKGAVEILYRSELADKDKIAARTRDYEDRFANPFVAAEKGFIDEVIMPHSTRRRVARAFASLRNKKLSNPWKKHDNIPL from the coding sequence ATGAAGGACATCCTGCAAGAGCTCGAGAACCGCCGTGCCGTGGCCCGCAAGGGCGGTGGCGACCGGCGGATCGCGGCACAGCACGCCAAGGGCAAGCTGACCGCCCGCGAACGGATCGAGCTGTTGCTGGACGAAGGCAGCTTCGAGGAATTCGACATGTTCGTCGCCCATCGCTGCACCGATTTCGGCATGGAACAGGACCGGCCGGCCGGCGACGGCGTGGTGACGGGCTGGGGCACGATCAACGGCCGCCAGGTCTATGTGTTCAGCCAGGACTTTACCGTGTTCGGCGGCTCGCTGTCGGAAACCCATGCCCAGAAGATCTGCAAGATCATGGACATGGCCATGCAGAACGGCGCCCCCGTCATCGGCATGAACGACAGCGGCGGCGCGCGCATCCAGGAAGGCGTCGCCTCGCTGGCCGGCTATGCCGATGTGTTCCAGCGCAACATCATGGCCTCGGGCGTGGTGCCGCAGATCTCGCTGATCATGGGCCCCTGTGCGGGCGGTGCGGTCTATTCGCCGGCGATGACCGACTTCATCTTCATGGTGAAGGACAGCAGCTACATGTTCGTGACCGGCCCCGATGTGGTGAAGACCGTCACGAACGAGGTGGTGACGGCCGAGGAACTGGGCGGCGCCATCACCCATACCAAGAAATCCAGCGTGGCCGACGGCGCCTATGAAAACGATGTCGAGGTAATTGCGGAGACCCGCCGCCTGTTCGATTTCCTGCCGCTGTCGAACCGCGAAAAGGCCCCGGTCCGTCCGTTCTTTGACGATCCGGCCCGGGTGGAATCCAGCCTGGACAGCCTGATCCCCGACAACCCGAACCAGCCCTACGACATGAAAGAGCTGATCACGAAAATTGCCGACGAAGGCGATTTCTTCGAGATTCAAAAGGATTACGCGGGCAATATCATCACCGGCTTTGTCCGCGTCGAAGGGCAGACGGTGGGCGTGGTGGCGAACCAGCCGATGGTGTTGGCCGGCTGCCTGGACATCGACAGCAGCCGCAAGGCCGCGCGGTTCGTGCGGTTCTGCGATGCCTTCGAAATCCCGATCCTGACGCTGGTCGACGTGCCCGGCTTCCTGCCCGGCACGGGGCAGGAATATGGCGGCGTGATCAAGCATGGTGCAAAGCTGCTGTTCGCCTATGGCGAGGCGACGGTGCCGAAGGTGACGGTGATCACGCGGAAAGCCTATGGCGGCGCCTATGACGTGATGGCGTCCAAACACCTGCGCGGCGATTTCAACTATGCCTGGCCGACGGCGGAAATCGCCGTGATGGGCGCCAAGGGTGCGGTGGAAATCCTGTATCGCAGCGAACTGGCCGACAAGGACAAGATCGCAGCGCGCACCAGGGATTACGAAGACCGCTTCGCCAACCCCTTCGTCGCGGCCGAAAAGGGCTTCATCGACGAGGTGATCATGCCCCATTCCACCCGTCGCCGCGTGGCGCGGGCCTTTGCCAGCCTGCGCAACAAGAAGCTGTCGAACCCGTGGAAAAAGCACGACAACATCCCGCTCTGA
- a CDS encoding DUF6497 family protein: MRGAWLAGLLIASPAFGQELVEVPSGQPVTLQDVILNEPGPAGLTARFRFVAPQIARIGGSIDFDTAAADMDHLCATYALPRIETTTGPRPAQVVISFADRPVEFGVITPEATQFFEAYSIADGTCVWEAF, from the coding sequence ATGCGCGGGGCCTGGCTGGCTGGCCTGCTGATAGCCTCTCCTGCCTTCGGGCAGGAGCTGGTCGAGGTGCCGTCCGGCCAGCCCGTCACCTTGCAGGATGTCATCCTGAACGAACCCGGCCCCGCCGGACTGACCGCCCGCTTCCGCTTTGTCGCGCCGCAGATCGCGCGCATCGGCGGCAGCATAGACTTTGACACCGCCGCCGCCGACATGGATCACCTGTGCGCCACCTATGCCCTGCCCCGGATCGAGACGACCACCGGCCCGCGCCCCGCGCAGGTCGTGATCTCGTTCGCGGACCGGCCGGTGGAATTCGGGGTGATCACGCCCGAGGCGACGCAGTTCTTCGAGGCCTATTCCATCGCGGATGGCACCTGCGTGTGGGAGGCGTTCTGA